TAAAAATGTCCTTTCAAATTCTATCCTTAGTTGATCCCCAATAAAACTAGCTGTGTTTGCTACTAAAATATATCTTATACTTCTTACTGGAAAACTTACTAGTGCAAATATGATTGGGTTAAACTTCATTAGTCCACTACCTAATGTTAACGCTTTGTATGGAATAGGAGTAAATGCATCAATTACAATTGCCCAGACTCCAAATTTTGTAAATAATCTTTCTGCTTTTTCAATAAAAATACTATTTGGAAAGATTTTATCTACAATAGTTCTTCCACCAAATCTTCCTACTGCATACCCAATACATCCTCCAATAACTGAACCAAGGCTACAAATCATTGCAAGAATTGTAGGATCTTTGATTTTTTGTAAGGCAAGTG
This genomic interval from Candidatus Melainabacteria bacterium contains the following:
- a CDS encoding DedA family protein gives rise to the protein MLVAVKEFFKQYGSIGLFLNAFFDGFILPLPPDFLLSTLALQKIKDPTILAMICSLGSVIGGCIGYAVGRFGGRTIVDKIFPNSIFIEKAERLFTKFGVWAIVIDAFTPIPYKALTLGSGLMKFNPIIFALVSFPVRSIRYILVANTASFIGDQLRIEFERTFLLIVILVVVLVILIFQVKRKFAKVS